From a region of the Methanobrevibacter olleyae genome:
- the rpmC gene encoding 50S ribosomal protein L29, producing MAILRSKEIWEMEIEDIEEKLVELKAELAKNVSKSAAAGVNENPGKIRELKRTIARVLTIMNQKQKEN from the coding sequence ATGGCAATTTTAAGAAGTAAAGAAATTTGGGAAATGGAAATTGAGGACATCGAAGAAAAATTAGTTGAACTCAAAGCTGAATTAGCTAAAAATGTTTCCAAAAGTGCTGCTGCAGGTGTTAATGAAAATCCTGGTAAAATTAGAGAACTCAAAAGGACTATTGCTCGCGTTCTTACAATTATGAACCAAAAACAGAAGGAGAATTAA
- the yciH gene encoding stress response translation initiation inhibitor YciH, giving the protein MSKICDVCGLPEELCVCEEIAREVQTVKVFTVRRRFGKLMTIVEGIDEHDIDIKELTKTLKAKCACGGTAKKGQIELQGDHKVRVKEVLSEMGFSSDTIEIRDSDKKYNKRRRH; this is encoded by the coding sequence ATGTCAAAAATCTGTGATGTATGTGGTCTTCCTGAAGAACTTTGTGTTTGTGAGGAAATTGCAAGAGAAGTTCAAACTGTAAAAGTATTTACAGTTAGAAGAAGATTTGGAAAACTTATGACTATTGTTGAAGGTATAGATGAACATGATATAGATATTAAAGAACTTACTAAAACTCTTAAAGCAAAATGTGCCTGTGGAGGTACTGCTAAAAAAGGTCAAATTGAACTTCAAGGTGACCATAAAGTGAGAGTTAAAGAAGTTTTATCTGAAATGGGATTCTCTTCTGACACTATTGAAATCAGAGATTCTGATAAAAAATATAATAAAAGAAGAAGACATTAG
- a CDS encoding ribonuclease P protein component 1 has product MISSKNIFYHELIGLELKVVDSSNPSLIGLCGTVIDETKKTLLIEVKSQIKTKINDDEDIGDLSSNQNNISLVFKEKLIQKDVSVFQVKVPDGTIVEIDGKILLNRPEDRIKKRYKKI; this is encoded by the coding sequence ATGATAAGCTCAAAAAATATATTCTATCATGAATTAATTGGGTTAGAACTTAAAGTTGTTGATAGTTCCAATCCTTCTTTAATAGGGCTTTGTGGAACTGTTATTGATGAGACTAAAAAAACTTTATTAATTGAAGTTAAAAGCCAAATCAAAACTAAAATCAATGATGATGAAGATATTGGAGACTTAAGTTCTAATCAAAATAATATTAGTTTAGTTTTTAAAGAGAAATTAATTCAGAAAGATGTTTCTGTATTTCAAGTTAAAGTTCCTGACGGAACTATTGTTGAAATAGATGGTAAAATATTGTTGAATCGTCCTGAAGATAGGATAAAAAAAAGATATAAAAAAATTTAA